One window from the genome of Methanomicrobiales archaeon encodes:
- the frhG gene encoding coenzyme F420 hydrogenase subunit gamma: MANKITVGHVHMSGCTGCLVSLADTYEGLFKILDDYADLVYGLTLADVRKIPEMDIALVEGGVCLQDHESVEDIKTTRQKAKIVVALGGCASYGNILRFARGGQQNQPQHESYVPIGELIDVDVMIPGCAPTPQQIRNVVVMAYLLLKGTDDQKALAAKYLKPMMDLAKGSKEACFCDLMYDVINQGLCMGCGSCAAACPVRAITMEFGKPNGQRDLCIKCGACYAQCPRSFLDAALLEQYEPITELIQGAMATK, translated from the coding sequence GTGGCAAACAAAATAACTGTGGGACACGTTCACATGAGCGGCTGTACCGGCTGTCTGGTGTCCCTGGCAGATACATACGAAGGACTGTTCAAGATCCTTGACGACTATGCAGACCTCGTGTACGGGCTGACCCTTGCAGATGTCCGCAAGATTCCGGAGATGGACATCGCGCTCGTCGAGGGTGGTGTCTGTCTCCAGGATCACGAGTCGGTCGAGGACATCAAGACGACCCGGCAGAAGGCGAAGATCGTCGTGGCTCTCGGCGGCTGCGCATCCTACGGCAACATCCTGCGGTTCGCCCGCGGGGGCCAGCAGAACCAGCCGCAGCACGAGTCGTACGTACCGATCGGAGAACTGATCGATGTCGATGTGATGATTCCCGGCTGTGCTCCGACTCCCCAGCAGATCCGGAACGTGGTCGTGATGGCCTATCTGCTGCTGAAGGGCACGGACGACCAGAAGGCCCTGGCGGCGAAGTACCTGAAACCCATGATGGATCTGGCCAAGGGCAGCAAAGAGGCCTGCTTCTGCGACCTGATGTACGACGTGATCAATCAGGGGCTCTGCATGGGCTGCGGCAGCTGCGCGGCGGCGTGCCCGGTGCGGGCGATAACGATGGAGTTCGGGAAGCCGAACGGCCAGCGCGATCTCTGCATCAAGTGCGGCGCCTGCTACGCCCAGTGTCCGCGGTCGTTCCTGGATGCGGCGCTGCTGGAGCAGTACGAACCGATCACCGAACTCATCCAGGGGGCCATGGCGACGAAGTGA
- the frhB gene encoding coenzyme F420 hydrogenase subunit beta encodes MANILGNYKQVISARTTDREILRGSQDGGIVTALFAYALENNIIDGAIVAGAGDLPWKPEPIIAQTREELLAARKTKYTLSPNLQLLKEATRSYGLDRIGIVGTPCQMQAVRKAQLYPVGMRDVPDKIALAIGIFCMENFPYQSLVQLVEDHTNQKMEAVKKMEIGKGKFSVYTERGALAQIPLKVTHKYEQPGCHVCLDYVANLGDISTGSVGSPDGWSTVFVRSKQGESVWSKAVAAGWFETKPMDQVKPGLDLVNKLATEKITKNQNYLIARGSYGVGKGLRNPYL; translated from the coding sequence ATGGCAAACATACTCGGCAACTACAAGCAGGTGATCTCTGCCCGCACCACGGACAGGGAGATTCTCCGCGGATCCCAGGACGGGGGTATCGTAACCGCCCTCTTCGCCTACGCCCTGGAGAACAACATCATCGACGGCGCGATCGTCGCGGGGGCGGGAGACCTCCCCTGGAAGCCGGAGCCCATCATTGCGCAGACGCGGGAAGAACTCCTCGCGGCACGGAAGACGAAGTATACGCTCAGTCCGAACCTGCAGCTCCTGAAGGAGGCGACCCGCAGCTACGGTCTGGACCGGATCGGTATCGTGGGCACGCCGTGCCAGATGCAGGCGGTGCGCAAGGCCCAGCTCTATCCCGTCGGCATGCGGGACGTGCCGGACAAGATCGCCCTCGCCATCGGCATCTTCTGCATGGAGAACTTCCCCTACCAGAGTCTCGTGCAGCTCGTCGAGGATCACACCAACCAGAAGATGGAGGCGGTCAAGAAGATGGAGATCGGCAAGGGCAAGTTCTCGGTCTACACCGAGCGCGGTGCCCTCGCGCAGATCCCGCTCAAGGTGACCCACAAGTACGAGCAGCCGGGCTGCCACGTCTGCCTGGACTACGTGGCCAACCTGGGCGACATCTCGACGGGCTCCGTGGGTTCGCCCGATGGCTGGTCGACGGTCTTCGTGCGGAGCAAGCAGGGCGAGAGCGTCTGGAGCAAGGCCGTTGCGGCCGGCTGGTTCGAGACCAAGCCCATGGATCAGGTGAAGCCCGGCCTCGATCTTGTGAACAAGCTCGCCACCGAGAAGATCACCAAGAACCAGAACTACCTGATCGCCCGCGGCAGCTACGGTGTCGGAAAGGGCCTCCGCAACCCCTATCTCTAA